A single Phaenicophaeus curvirostris isolate KB17595 chromosome 26, BPBGC_Pcur_1.0, whole genome shotgun sequence DNA region contains:
- the ITGB3 gene encoding integrin beta-3 — translation MGILSVVGILALCAAGSFGGNICTTRGVNSCKQCLAVSPLCAWCSAEVWAQSSPRCDLHANLLQNGCGQDYIEFPTSTITVLEDRPLSNKGSGGSATTQMRPQKIQLNLRPDDSQVFRVQVRQVEDYPVDIYYLMDLSNSMKDDLGKIQNLGTKLASEMRKLTSNLRIGFGAFVDKPISPYMYISPPQAITNPCYEIGETCLPMFGYKHVLSLTDEVTRFNEEVQKQSVSRNRDAPEGGFDAILQATVCDEKIGWRNDASHLLVFTTDAKTHIALDGRLAGIVTPNDAQCHIDKDNYYSASTTLDYPSLGLMTEKLSQKNINLIFAVTDTVVGLYQNYSELIPGTTVGTLSKDSSNVLQLIVDAYGKIRSKVELEVRDLPEELSLAFNATCLNDEVIPGLKSCMGLKIGDTVSFSIEAKVRGCPQERQKSFTIKPVGFKDNLMVVVNFDCDCSCESQAEANSSSCSRGNGTLECGVCRCNAGRLGSHCECSEEEYNPSQQDNCSPRPGQPLCSQRGECICGQCVCHSSDFGKVTGKYCECDDFSCVRFKGQMCSGHGQCNCGDCLCDPDWTGDNCNCTTRTDTCMSSNGLVCSGHGSCVCGKCDCTQPGSYGDTCEKCPTCPDACTIKKECVECKKFERGALMEQQSCSRMCRDEIETVQELGDRGKDAVNCTYKDEDDCVVRFQYYEDSSGKSILYVIEEPDCPKGPDILVVLMSVMGAILLIGLAALLIWKLLITIHDRREFARFEEEKARARWDTANNPLYKEATSTFTNITYRGNM, via the exons GTCTGGGCACAATCATCCCCTCGCTGTGACCTACACGCCAACCTCCTGCAGAACGGATGCGGGCAGGACTACATCGAGTTCCCCACCAGCACCATAACTGTCCTGGAGGACCGACCCCTCAGCAACaagggctcggggggctccGCCACCACCCAGATGAGACCTCAGAAAATACAGCTGAACCTACGGCCAG ACGACTCCCAGGTCTTTCGCGTCCAAGTGCGTCAAGTGGAAGACTATCCTGTGGACATCTACTACCTGATGGACCTGTCTAATTCCATGAAGGATGATCTTGGAAAAATCCAGAACCTGGGCACCAAGCTGGCCAGCGAGATGCGCAAGCTCACCAGCAACCTGCGCATCGGCTTTGGGGCCTTCGTGGACAAGCCCATTTCCCCCTACATGTACATCTCTCCTCCGCAAGCCATCACAAACCCTTGCTATGA GATTGGAGAAACCTGCCTGCCCATGTTTGGCTACAAGCACGTCTTGTCGCTCACGGACGAGGTGACCCGTTTCAACGAGGAGGTGCAGAAGCAGAGCGTCTCACGGAACCGCGATGCGCCAGAGGGTGGCTTTGACGCCATCCTCCAGGCCACTGTGTGTGAT GAGAAAATCGGTTGGAGGAATGATGCTTCCCACCTCCTTGTCTTCACCACGGATGCCAAGACCCACATCGCGCTGGACGGCAGGCTGGCTGGCATCGTGACGCCCAATGACGCCCAGTGTCACATCGACAAGGATAATTACTACTCTGCCTCCACCACGCTG GACTATCCCTCTCTGGGCCTGATGACTGAGAAACTCTCCCAGAAGAACATCAACCTGATCTTTGCTGTGACAGATACAGTTGTTGGCCTCTACCAG AACTACAGTGAGCTGATCCCAGGCACGACTGTGGGAACCTTATCTAAAGACTCCAGCAATGTCCTGCAGCTCATAGTGGACGCCTATGGG AAAATCCGCTCCAaggtggagctggaggtgcGTGACCTACCTGAAGAGCTGTCCCTGGCCTTCAATGCCACCTGCCTCAACGACGAGGTCATCCCTGGACTCAAGTCTTGCATGGGGCTCAAGATCGGGGACACGGTGAG CTTCAGCATCGAGGCGAAGGTGCGGGGGTGCCCGCAGGAGCGGCAGAAGTCCTTCACCATCAAACCAGTGGGCTTCAAGGACAACCTGATGGTGGTGGTGAACTTTGACTGCGACTGCTCCTGCGAGAGCCAAGCTGAGGCCAACAGCTCATCCTGCAGCCGAGGCAACGGCACGCTGGAGTGCGGCGTGTGCCGCTGCAACGCCGGGCGCCTGGGCTCGCACTGCGAGTGCTCGGAGGAGGAGTACAACCCCTCGCAGCAGGACAACTGCAGCCCTCGGCCAGGCCAGCCCCTCTGCAGCCAGCGCGGCGAGTGCATCTGCGGGCAGTGCGTGTGCCACAGCAGCGACTTCGGGAAGGTGACGGGCAAGTACTGCGAGTGCGACGACTTCTCCTGCGTCCGCTTCAAGGGCCAGATGTGctcag GTCACGGGCAGTGCAACTGTGGGGACTGTCTGTGTGACCCGGACTGGACCGGCGACAACTGCAACTGCACCACCCGCACTGACACGTGCATGTCCAGCAACGGGCTGGTGTGCAGCGGCCACGGCTCCTGCGTCTGCGGCAAGTGTGACTGCACCCAGCCCGGCTCCTACGGCGACACCTGCGAGAAGTGTCCCACGTGCCCGGATGCCTGCACCATCAAAAA ggAGTGCGTGGAGTGCAAGAAATTTGAACGGGGAGCGCTGATGGAGCAGCAGTCTTGCAGCCGCATGTGCCGTGATGAAATTGAGACAGTGCAGGAACTGG GTGACAGGGGCAAGGATGCTGTGAACTGCACCTACAAGGACGAGGATGACTGTGTGGTGCGGTTCCAGTACTACGAGGACTCCAGCGGCAAGTCCATCCTCTACGTTATTGAGGAGCCAG ACTGCCCAAAGGGGCCAGATATCCTGGTTGTCCTGATGTCAGTAATGGGTGCTATCTTGCTCATCGGCCTCGCTGCTCTACTCATCTGGAAGCTCCTCATCACCATCCACGACCGCCGTGAGTTTGCTCGCtttgaggaggagaaggcaaggGCCAGGTGGGACACG gcCAACAACCCTCTATATAAAGAGGCTACTTCTACCTTCACCAACATCACGTACCGTGGGAACATGTAA